The stretch of DNA CCCCCGACTACCTCTGCCTCTGAGTCTTTGTCAAACACTAGTGATGGTGGCTGCCTCCTTTGCCGGAGCAAGGTCTgaactatttgtttttgtttgtttttgagacagagtttcgctcttgttgcctaggctggaatgcaagggcttgatctcagctcactgcaacctctgcctcctgggttcaagcgattctcctgccttagcctcccaagtagctgggattacaggcatacaccaccatgcccggctaattttgtattttttagtagacagggtttctccatgttggtcaggctggtctcgaactcctgacctcaggtgatccacatgcctcagcctcccaaagtgctgggattacaggtgtgagccaccacacttggccatttgtttttgagaccgagtgtcactctatcgcccaggctgaagtgctgtggcgcaatcttggctcactgcaacttccacttcctgggttcaagcaattctcctgcctcagcctcctgagcagctgggattacaggcacacaccactatgcctggctaatttttgtattaggaaaaatggggtttcaccatgttggccaggctggtctcacaaactcctggccgccgatgatccaccctcctcagcctcccaaactgtggggattacaggtgtgagtcactgtgcccagcggAGCAAGGTCTGAATATATAGCCTAAGTTTCTCCCCATTTGCAGGGTTTTCATTCACTGTCACAGTACTACACTCACATCAATTAAGAATACACTCACAAAATGATGTATTTTAGAAGAAACACGTCTCCAAGGATTTACAGGACACATAGAGTAGGTGAAGACTGGGAGGCAGGGGAAGAATGAGTGAGGACTGAGGATAAAGGGGAAAAATCAATAGAGGGACCCTGCCTAGCCTTGATTGAGTAGCAGGGACAGAAGATTCTCAATTTTATCTACTTTCTGCACTggaattctcttttcctttccctcagcCTTGGAAAAAGGCAGCTTAATTACTATATTCAAATAAATCCCACAAGAAAAGACAAGTCTTGACTTTGTATAAATACTTCAAAGTGGTCAGGTAaggtggctataatcccagcactttgggacgttgaggtgggctgatcacttgcactcaggagttcgagaccagcctgggcaacatggagaaactccatctctacaaaaacaccaaaaagttagctgggcatgatggtgtatgcctgtgattccagctacttgggaggctgaggcaggaggatcacttgagcctgggaggttgatgctgcagtgagccccaattgttgtgccattgcactccagcctgggtgagagtgagatcttgtctcaaaaatagtcAGTGTTTAAGCATCCAGGTTGAGGCTACTGCAGAGGTTCGGGCTTCTCTGTCTCTCAAACTGGCTGCTGGAAATAAATCAGTCAGCAGATTCCTGTGGTGtggcctcattttattttattttattttattttatttatttttttttttttgaggcggagtctcgctctgtcgcccagactggagtgcagtggctcaatctctgctcactgcaagctccgcctcccgggttcacgccattctcctgcctcagcctcctgagtagctgggactacaggcgcccgccacctcgcccggctagtttttttgtatttttagtagagacggggtttcaccatgttagccaggatggtctcgatctcctgacctcgtgatctgcccgtctcggcctcccaaagtgctgggattacaggcttgagccaccacgcccggccgtgtGGCCTCATTTTAAATCTTCCAGCCACCAATATCTCTCCAGCAACCGGCTATGAGTCTAGGGGACAGCAATGTTTAGGAGGTGAATTGCGGTCATGACTACTGCATTTGTTTTGTAGGCCTGCCATCACAAAGTACCACAAGCTAAGTGACTTAAAACaagaatgtggccgggcgcggttgctcacacctgtaatcccagcactttgggaggctgaggcaggcagatcacgaggttaggagatggagaccatcttggctaacaaggtgaaaccctgtctctactaaaaatacaaaaaattagccgggcgtggtggcaggcacctgtagtcccagctactcaggaagctgaggcaggagaatggtgtgaacccaggagtcagagcttgcagtgagccgagatcgcgccactgcactccagcctgggtgacagagcaacactccatctcaaaagaaacaaacaaaaaaaacaagaatgtatTCCCTtgtggttctggaggctagacaTCCGAGATCAAGGTAGTGGCAGGCTCATGCTCACACCAGAAGATCTAGGGAAGATTCCTTCCTTACCTCCTTCTAGTTGCTGAGAATAcatggtgttccttggcttgtagaagcatcactcctccaatctctgcctcatctTTGCAGACGGGGATTATGGAATTATGgcccatcatgcctggcctgattttgtgtgtgtgtgagtttcaCTTattcagtctcccaggctggagtacagtggcacaattttggttcactgcaacctccacttcccaggttcaaggggttatcatgcctcagcctcccaagtagctgagattacaggtgcccaccaccacactcaagtaatttttgtatttttagtagagatgggtttttaccatgttggccaggctggtctcgaactcctgacctcaggtgatctgcccgcctcggcctcccaaagtactgggattacaggtgtgagccagctcacccagcctgatttttataccagttatgccAAGATGCTACTGTTTGGGGGACGGTGGAAAAAACCAGGAATATACTAAATTAGTCCTAGTAGCAGTCTAAATGACGAGATCACTCCCTCTCCTTAATTTCTTCACTAATCATccattgcaatttttttttttttgagacggagtctcgctgtcaccaggatggagtgcagtggtgcaaactcctcctcccaggttcgagggattctcctgcctcaggctctcaagtagctgggactacaggcaagcaccatcatacccagctaactttgtatttttagtagagacacggtttcaccatgttgaccatgatGGTCTTGTTCTCgagatatgcctgcctcagcctccctaagtgcttgggttacaggtgtgagccatggcacccagccgaTTCATTTCATTCTTAAATAAACTGAAAACCTAGTAAGTGTCACGCTAGGGAAGAGATTTCATCTCTCCAGGAATGGGTTtacacaataaaatgtaaaagctatTAGACTATGTATGACAAAGTACTTCAGAAAATGTATAAtcgaaaatttttaaataagcaaacatAGCATACAGTATTCAAGGGAAAAAGATTTAATATAAAGATTCAAATATCACATAATGACAAATGATACAAATTTGTGAAGtatcatttcttcccttttttttgtagagtttcaccacattgtccaggatggccttgaactcctgtgctttTGTTACCGTCCCCTCCTGTTTTCCTACTACATTGATGGGTTGTCTTGACAGGTGTGGCCCTCCCCCAATAGTATAAGAAGTTTACTCTTTGACAAACTAGGACAATATAAGTTCTAAAAAGACTAGTCAACTGCAGTAGCAAGGTGGGTGGGGGAAGCAGAACAAGGAATTCTATCTGTAACTGACTGATCAACCGAAATAACTCTACACTCAGACTAGCCTTTTTTAAACACACCCTTTAACTTTATTAACATCTAGGTAAATCTGTAATACTCCCTGCTCCTCATCCGCAAGTATGCTACTAGCTGTCCATCCTTCTGGGTAGAAGTGTATTTTCCAGTTTTACTTGTTGATTTTTGGATGTGTGCTGGGGGAGGAAAGCATATTGTTTCTAGTCACCCTAGAGTGCTAAAGCACATCATTTTCCAGTAATTCTCTCAAGGTGGGCATATGTGAAACATAATCTCTAAACTCTTCAACATCAAGAAATACCTTTGTTTTACCCCTAAAATCAAATGCCATTTTGGCTGGATATAGGATTCTAGGATTAAAGCCTTTTGCCAGCAGAACTTTAAAGACATTGCTCCATTTACTTCTAGCATCCAGTGTGTCCAGTGATAGGTCTGCCGTCAACCTGATTCTTGTTCCTTGGTAggttatttctcttctctctctagaagcccttattattttctctttatcattagAATTCCAAAATTTTACCAAGATGTGTCTAGGAGTCAGTCTCTTTTCATCAATCTTACTAGGCACTCGGCAAGCACTGACAATCTCAAGACTTGAACCTTTCTTTAGTTCTGCAAAGTTTTCATCAATTATTTCCTTAATTATGTCCTCTGCCCCATTCtcattgttctctttttctggaaTTCCTATCAAACGAATATTGCAACTTCTGGATCTATCCTCTAAATCTCTTTGCCTTTCTTTACTAATCATCTGTTTGGTCATTTGCACTGTATCCTTAGAGAATTCTTCAATTTGATCTTCTAGACTGTCTATTCTTTCTTCAAGTATGTCCATTCTGCTACTTAGATCAtctactgaatttttaatttccaagacaTCCGGATGGGAACTTTTCAGATTTCCAATCTCCTCTTTTATCTCTCTGATGCTATTAATCACACTACTTCTcaagttttcttctgtttcctgtgTTAAGTCTGCTTCTTTGGATGTTAGTTCTTCTGTGTGCAGagttctgtgtttcttttcttctgttttcttgagTTTGGTAACTCCTGTTGAAATACTCAAATTTGTATGTGAATGCTTTTTATGCTCATCATAACCTATCTCTAGTGACTCTGAGGGAGAGGCCAAACATAAGGTCAGACAGGGTGTGCCAGTTCCTTGACTTGTGGGCACAgctgtttcctcttccttctgggttttgtgtACCGCCTGGTGTTTCACCAACTTTTTCTTCCCAGAGTCCCCAACCAAATAACTAAAGGGAATTTCTTTTTGTCTACATGAGACTTTTTTCTCAGGCAGGGAGGTAGTCTTTACCTTTACTATTTCAGagtcctttccttcctctttctcctctggcTCAGAATCCTCTATGGAGTCAATGAAAATAGTTTCCATGCCATCACTGATTATCTCAACTTCATGCTTTGCATCTACCAAAGTATGACCCTGAAAGGTTGAGTCCTGTTCTGAAgtctgttcctcctcctcctctaacCCTGAggcctcttcttcttcctcctccatccctgaggcctcttcctcctcctccatccctgaggcctcttcctcttcctccagcccTGAGGTATCTTCTGCATCATCCTCCATCCCTGAGGCCTCTTCATCCAGCTCCTCTAGCTCAGAAAACT from Rhinopithecus roxellana isolate Shanxi Qingling chromosome 12, ASM756505v1, whole genome shotgun sequence encodes:
- the L1TD1 gene encoding LINE-1 type transposase domain-containing protein 1, coding for MSDVSTSVQSKFARLAKKQENITYMKKKQLTETEKDIAPVLDLKCKDVSAIVMNKFKVLMEIQDLMFEEMRETLKSDLKAILGGETTIPEVKNSENSSSRTEFQQIINLALQKTGMLGKTEGENSKVGDDIENLTFKVKEVNELSGKLDIADEYNSKEGKTLPQNESQSYEVLGSMEETLCNVDDRHGNHNVHLDITEGESRKDGEDEFVKDMREERKFQKFENKDILKASREEKVLMDEGAVLTLAANLSSATLNISKQWSDVFNILREHDFEPKFLCEVKLAFKCDGEIKTFSDLQSLRKFASQKSSIKELLKDVLPQKEEISGGGRGYGTQEKRGKTLIDSKHGGGEMTSDGLSFLFLKEVKVAKPEEMNNLEAQEEEFSELEELDEEASGMEDDAEDTSGLEEEEEASGMEEEEEASGMEEEEEEASGLEEEEEQTSEQDSTFQGHTLVDAKHEVEIISDGMETIFIDSIEDSEPEEKEEGKDSEIVKVKTTSLPEKKVSCRQKEIPFSYLVGDSGKKKLVKHQAVHKTQKEEETAVPTSQGTGTPCLTLCLASPSESLEIGYDEHKKHSHTNLSISTGVTKLKKTEEKKHRTLHTEELTSKEADLTQETEENLRSSVINSIREIKEEIGNLKSSHPDVLEIKNSVDDLSSRMDILEERIDSLEDQIEEFSKDTVQMTKQMISKERQRDLEDRSRSCNIRLIGIPEKENNENGAEDIIKEIIDENFAELKKGSSLEIVSACRVPSKIDEKRLTPRHILVKFWNSNDKEKIIRASRERREITYQGTRIRLTADLSLDTLDARSKWSNVFKVLLAKGFNPRILYPAKMAFDFRGKTKVFLDVEEFRDYVSHMPTLRELLENDVL